Proteins encoded together in one Bacteroidota bacterium window:
- a CDS encoding DUF6252 family protein: MKYLRLTILPLLFLLILTYSCRKENDKLPPETQEGKNTFGCLVNNNLWLKGGGLSYPYSNLSIFIDKNFFSINALKIGDQTNQTVNLYIHSPLNVGIYNLNNYNHLGRFLDKIDNCYYKTDSLSATGTLEITKYDTINKIVSGLFNFKALKYNPDNNTIIENSDSSVQITQGRFDIKYIQ, translated from the coding sequence ATGAAATATTTAAGATTGACAATTTTACCCTTGCTATTTTTGTTAATTCTGACATATTCGTGTCGCAAAGAAAATGACAAATTGCCTCCTGAAACACAAGAAGGTAAAAACACATTTGGATGCTTAGTAAACAATAATCTTTGGTTAAAAGGAGGAGGATTATCATATCCATACAGCAATTTGTCTATTTTCATAGATAAAAATTTTTTTAGTATCAATGCATTAAAAATAGGCGACCAAACTAACCAGACAGTTAATCTTTATATTCATTCTCCTTTAAATGTAGGGATATATAATCTAAATAATTATAACCATTTAGGACGTTTTTTAGATAAGATAGACAATTGCTATTATAAAACAGATTCTTTATCGGCGACAGGTACCCTAGAAATCACAAAATATGATACCATAAATAAAATTGTGTCCGGGTTGTTTAACTTTAAAGCATTGAAATACAATCCTGATAATAATACAATTATAGAGAATAGCGATTCAT